A window of Desulfuromonas soudanensis genomic DNA:
GGGCATGATGGAGCTGCCGGGCTGCACCGCCGGGAGGATCAGCTCGCCGAGGCCGCAGCGCGGACCGCTGCCGAGGTGGCGGATGTCGTTGGCGATCTTGAAGAGGGTGACGGCGCAGCTCTTGAGGGCGCCGCTGGCGGCGACGACGGCGTCCTTGGCCCCCTGGGCCTCGAAGTGGTTGGCCGCCTCGCGGAAGGGGATGCCGGTGACCTCGGAGATCCCGGCGATGACCGAGGCGGCGAAGCGGGGGTGGGTGTTGAGTCCGGTGCCGACGGCGGTGCCGCCGAGGGGGAGCTCGAGGAGGCCGTCGACGGCCCCCTCGAGACGGCGGATGGCGAGGGCGCTCTGGCGGGCATAGCCGGAGAAGATCTGGCCGAGGCGCACCGGGGTGGCGTCCTGCAGGTGGGTGCGGCCGATGGTGACGATGTCGTCGAAGGCGACGGACTTCTCGCCGAGGGCCTCCTGCAGGGCGAAGAGGGCGGGAATCAGGGTGTGGCGGATCTCCACCGCCGCGGCGATGTGCATCGCCGTGGGGATCACGTCGTTGCTCGACTGGCCGAGGTTGACGTGGTCATTGGGATGCACGGCGCGGTCTCCGGCCGCCCCTCCCATGAGCTGGGCGGCGCGATTGGCGATGACCTCGTTGGCGTTCATGTTGGTGCTGGTGCCGGAGCCGGTCTGGAAGATGTCGAGGACGAAGTGCTCGTCGAGAAGGCCGCGGATCACCTCCTCGGCTCCCTCCATGATGGCCATCGCCCGTCCGTCGTCGAGGAGGCCGAGTTCGAGATTGACCCGGGCGGCCCGCTCCTTGATCATCCCGAGGGCGCGGATGAAGGGGCGGGGAAAGCGGATCCCGGAGATGGGGAAATTCTCCAGGGCGCGGGCGGTCTGGGCGCCGTAGAGGGCCCCGGCGGGGACCTCCATGGTGCCCATGGAATCCTCTTCGATGCGGCGGTCGGTCATAAGGGTCGGGCTCCTTGGGGGGAAGGGTCGGCGGCGAAAAATCCGCACGCCGGAAGAGCCCTTCGAGCATAGCAATTTGCCCGGTGCTGTCAATCCTTTTGAAAATGTTGTTTTACCCTGACTAATTTTTACTCCGATCAGTTTTACTCTCGCTAATTGAGTGGAAATCGGCTAGCCTTTTCCCATGAGTAGCCTGGCATTTGTTCTGATCCTGTTTTCTGCCCTGATGCACGCCCTGTGGAACCTGCTGGTCAAGCGCAGCGGCGACAAGACGGTCTTCATCTGGTGGATGTTCTGCGCCTCCGGGGGGCTGCTCAACCTCCTTCTCCTCTTTATCCCCGGTCCCTTCCCCTCTCCGACCCCCGAGGTCCTCCTCCTCGGGGCGGCCGGCGCCGCCTGTTTTGTCTTCTATCACCTCTTCAACGGCCGGGCGTACCGGCGGGGGGACCTGTCGCTGACCTACCCCCTGGCTCAGACCTCCATGTTCTACGTCCCTCTCTGGGGGGTGTGGCTCCTCGGCGAGCGCCTGTCGGCTCTCGGGATGGCCGGCATTGCCCTCATCATCGTCGGCGCCTACACCGTTCAGCTGCGGCGGCTCTCCGCCGGGGAGATCCTCCGACCCTTCCGCAGCCTCGCCGACCCCTCGGTGCAGGCGGCGCTGGCCGCCGGGTTCATCTACTCGGTGGGGGCGGTGATCGACAAGACCGGGGTCGGCCTCTACCCCCCCTTCTACTTCACCTACCTGCTGGTGATGTTCATGCTCTTCTTCATGACTCTCAACCTGCTGCGCCCGTCCTATCGCGGCCGGTTGATGGCCGAGTTGCGCCTCAGCCGCACCCTGGTGATCCTCTCGGGGCCGGTGCTGATGGGGTCCTTCCTCGCCTTCCGTTACGGCCTCAAACTTGCGCCGATGAGCTATGCGGTGCCGGTGCGCCAGGTCAGCCTCCTGATCGGGGTACTGATCGGCGTCTTTTTTCTCCGCGAGAGCTGCGGGCGCATCCGCTTCGCCGCCACCGCCCTGATCCTCGCCGGGGTCTTTCTCATCCGCCTCGGCTGAGCCGCCGCATTTTTCTCTTTTTTCCTTGGTCCCGCCTCTCCTTTGTGTCAGGATTCCGGCAGCCGTTATCGACCTAATGTCCTGCGGACGAGCGACCTAACAAGGAAAACAGACCATGCGCAATCTCGCCAATTTTTTCTTCGAAGTCGGCATGCTCAAACGCACCCCGCGCACCGGGTTCCAGTTTCTCGGCTCCGGCACCCAGTCGGTGGCCGAGCACTCCTTTCGTACGGCGATGATCGGTTACGCCCTGGCCCACCTCGATCCCGAGGCCGACGCCGGTCGGGTCCTGCAGCTCTGTCTCTTTCACGACGTCCCCGAGGCCCGCACCGGCGACCTCAACTACGTCGCCAAGAAATACCTGAAGGTCGATGAGGCCCGGGCCGTTGAAGATCTCGCCGAAACGCTCCCCTTCGGCGACGACTACCGGGGCCTGATCGCCGAATTTACCGGCCGAAGCAGCCGCGAGGCGCAGATTGCCCACGACGCCGACCAGCTGGAGATGATTCTGGCCCTCAAGGAATACAAGGACCTCGGCAACCGCTATGCCGACGAATGGTACCCCTTTTCGGTACGGCGCCTCAAAACCGACGCCGCCCGCCGCCTGGCCGAAACGATCTGGACCACGGACTCGACCCGCTGGTGGTTCGACGACGATGAGGACTGGTGGGTCGAGGGGAGGAAACCTCCGGAAGGGGCTTGACGCCTCCGGACGAAAGTGCTAAAAACTTCCCCTTGCGGCGGCAAACCCCTCATCGCCGGGAACGGAATCGCCATGCTCGACATCAAAAACCTGCGGGACAATCTGGACCAGGTCGAAGCGCGCCTCGCCACCCGTGGCGGCAGCATCGACCTCTCGGCCTTCCGCCAGCTCGACCGGCGGCGGCGCGACCTCCTCGGCGAATCCGAGACCCTCAAGGCGGAAAAGAATCGGGTTTCGGCCCTGGTCGGCCAGACGAAGGACAAGAGCCAGGTGCAGGGGGAGATCTCGCGGATGAAGGACGTCTCGGCGAAGATCAAGACCCTCGACGACGAGCTCAAGGGGGTCGAGGAAGGGTTGCAGACGCTCCTGCTGACCATCCCCAACCTCCCCCATCCCCAGTCCCCCGTCGGAGCCTCCGAGGAGGAGAACCGCGAGGTGCGCCGCTGGGGGACCCCGCGGGAGTTCGATTTCGCGCCGAAACCCCACTGGGACCTCGGCGAAGACCTGGGAATCCTCGATTTTGAGCGGGCCGGCAAGATCACCGGCGCCCGATTCGCCCTCCTCCTCGGGCAGGGCGCCCGCCTGGAGCGGGCACTGATCAACTTCATGCTCGATCTCCATACCCTCGAACACAAATATGTTGAAGTTCTGCCGCCCTTTATGGTAAACAGGGAATCCATGACGGGGACCGGACAGCTCCCCAAGTTCGAGGATGATCTTTTCCATGTCGAGGGGCCGGACTACTTCCTGATCCCCACCGCCGAAGTCCCGGTGACCAATATCCACCGCGACGAGATCCTCTCCGGCGGCGATCTCCCCCTGTGCTATACGGCCCACACCCCCTGCTTCCGCAAGGAGGCCGGATCCCACGGCCGCGACACCCGGGGGCTGATCCGCCAGCACCAGTTCAACAAGGTCGAACTGGTCAAGTTCACCCGCCCTGAAGATTCGGATGCCGAACTCGAAAAGCTTCTGGCCAACGCCGAAGAGGTCCTCCGGCGCCTCGAACTCCCCTACCGGGTCATCGATCTGTGTACCGGCGATCTCGGTTTCTCGGCGGCCCGCACCTACGACATCGAGGTCTGGCTCCCCGCCCAGGGGGTCTATCGCGAGATTTCTTCCTGCTCCACCTTCGGCGATTTTCAGTCCCGACGTGCGGCGATCCGTTTCCGGCGCGAAGAAGGGGCCAAGCCTGAACTGGTTCACACCCTGAACGGCTCCGGCCTCGCCGTCGGCCGTACCCTGGTGGCGATTCTCGAAAACGGTCAGCAAAAGGACGGCTCGGTGACGATCCCCGCGGCCCTGCGCCCCTACATGGGGGGACTGGAAAGATTGAAGATTTAAGGCAGGGTCACGGAGGAGTGGCCGAGTGGCTTAAGGCGGCGGTCTTGAAAACCGTTGAACGAAAGTTCCGTGGGTTCGAATCCTACCTCCTCCGCCATACCAACGCTCCCCCGACTGCGGGGCGGGCGGCACAGCAGAAACAGACAACCTAGATGTTCCACGGAGAGGTGGCCGAGTCGGCTGAAGGCGCTCGCCTGCTAAGCGAGTGTACGGGGTCAACCTGTACCGAGGGTTCGAATCCCTCCCTCTCCGCCATTTTATACAGCTTCGACCCCTTGGGGGGATTCGAAGCCGAGCGTTTCGCGGGGTCGATACCCTGCGGCGGTGCCCTTCCCGAAGGCGATGAGGTAATCCCGATGCCCAGGCTTTCATGGTCCATACTTTTGATCCTCACCCTTTTACTTGCGGCGGCAGGTTGCAGCCGGCAGGAAGAGGCAAAGACCGAGCATCCGAAGGCTACCGAAAAGCTGAGGGCGCGGGTGGTGGTGCCGGATAACGTCAAGGGGAAGTGGCGGGCCGTCAAGATCGCCGTGCGCGACAAGGAAAGCAACACGGAAGACATCTACACCGTCAACATCGGCTACGAGTTCGTGGTCGCCGGTTCGCAGCTTCGGCTCAAGGTGGAGAACTTCCTCCCGGCCTTCATCATGGACGGCACGAAGATGACCTCGGCCTCCAATGAAACGAGGAATCCCGCGGTGCAGATCATCGTCACCGAAGGGGGCGCCGAGATCTTCGAAGGGTGGCTCTTCAGCCTTTATCCCGGCACCCATGCCTTCGAGCACCAGCGCTATAATTTCTCTCTCGTCGATTTTATTCCGGCCGGAAAAAAAGGTTGACAGGCCGGAGGAATTGAGCGATAAGTACGCTTCTTGCGCGCCGCTAGCTCAGCTGGATAGAGCGTCTGACTACGGATCAGAAGGCCGGGGGTTCGAATCCCTCGCGGCGCACCACTTTTAAAAAAGAACCCCGTGAATCTTGACGACCAACAAGACAGGGGCTTTATGCACGAGGCCCTGGTGGAAGCAGCCGCTGCTGAAAAGCTCGGCGAGATTCCCATCGGGGCCGTTGTTGTTCAGGGCGGTGAAATTATCGGCCGCGGCTACAACCTGCGCGAAACGAGCAACGATCCGACCACCCACGCCGAGATGGTGGCCATCCGTGCGGCGGCCAGGCATCTCGGCAGTTGGCGCCTCCTCGACTGCACGCTCTACGTGACTCTCGAGCCCTGCGTGATGTGCATGGGGGCAATCATTCTGGCCCGGATTCCCCGTCTGGTCTATGCCTGCCGCGACCCCAAGGCCGGCGCCGTCGGTTCCCTCTACGATTTCTCCCGGGACGAGCGCTTCAACCACCGCGTCGAGGCGGTCGAAGGGGTTCTCGGCGACGAATGCAGCACGATGCTCAGCCGCTTCTTCCGGGAGCTGCGGGCCCGCAAAAAATCAGTGAGCTGATCCGGCCGATCGCTCCTGGTTGTTCGACAAACACCTGTAACGGAGGGGTGTCCGAGAGGCCGAAGGTGACAGACTCGAAATCTGTTGTAGCGCAAGCTACCGGGAGTTCGAATCTCCCCCCCTCCGCCAAAAAGAAACGGCCCGTCTGCCCTGCAGGCGGGCCGTTTCTTTTTCGGTCAGGTCTGTGCCGTGCAGCCAACGGGGTAGGTGGCAGGGGCCCGCACTCGTTTCTGCCCGATATGTTTGCCGCCGACTCAAGAAAAGGCTTTACAATCCCCGACCCCCTGCGGTATTCTCCCCAACCTGCGGAGAGGTGACCGAGTGGCCGATGGTGCTCGCCTGGAAAGCGGGTGTAGTGAAAGCTACCGAGGGTTCGACTCCCTCCCTCTCCGCCAGTTTTAATATCCGCCCAACCGATTTTCATCATTGCCGATAGAAGTGACAGCCGGGTCCCGCGCAACGGACGGTCGCCAACCCCGTCAGGCCCGGAAGGGAGCAGCGGCAACGACCTCAGCCGTGTGCCGCGGGGGTGCCTGGCTGTCACTTGTGGCGGCAATACCCTCCCGCTCTTCCGCACTTCCTCCCCGATCCTGTACGGAGACCTCTCGCCCCATGTCGTACCTGGTACTGGCCCGCAAATGGCGACCACAGACGTTCGAGGATCTGGTCGGACAGGAGCACGTCAGCCGCACCCTGGGCAACGCCATCGCCAGCGGCCGGGTCCATCACGCCTTTCTTTTCACCGGCGCCCGCGGCGTCGGCAAGACCTCGGCGGCGCGCATTCTCGCCAAGGCCCTCAACTGCGAAGAGGGGCCGACGGCTCAGCCCTGCAACAAATGCCCTTCCTGCCTGGAAATCGCCGCCGGGCAGGGGGTCGACGTCTTCGAGATCGACGGCGCCTCCAATACCGGCGTCGACGACATCCGCGAGCTGCGGGAGAATATCCGCTACCTGCCGTCGAAGGCGCGCACCAAGATCTTCATCATCGACGAAGTCCACATGCTCTCCATCAACGCCTTCAACGCCCTGTTGAAGACCCTCGAAGAGCCGCCGTCCCACGCCAAGTTCATCCTCGCCACCACCGAACCGCACAAGATCCCCGTCACCATCCTCTCCCGCTGCCAGCGCTTCGATTTCCGCAAGATTCCCCTCCCCAAGCTCCTCGGTCGCCTGCGGGAGATCGTCGACGCCGAAAAGATCGCCATGTCCG
This region includes:
- a CDS encoding class II fumarate hydratase; protein product: MTDRRIEEDSMGTMEVPAGALYGAQTARALENFPISGIRFPRPFIRALGMIKERAARVNLELGLLDDGRAMAIMEGAEEVIRGLLDEHFVLDIFQTGSGTSTNMNANEVIANRAAQLMGGAAGDRAVHPNDHVNLGQSSNDVIPTAMHIAAAVEIRHTLIPALFALQEALGEKSVAFDDIVTIGRTHLQDATPVRLGQIFSGYARQSALAIRRLEGAVDGLLELPLGGTAVGTGLNTHPRFAASVIAGISEVTGIPFREAANHFEAQGAKDAVVAASGALKSCAVTLFKIANDIRHLGSGPRCGLGELILPAVQPGSSIMPGKVNPVMAEALMQACAQTIGCDAAITVGGLAGNFELNVMMPVMAHNLLQAISLLGCAASEFTGRCIVGLQADRGRCEGLIEQSLAMCTALVPAVGYDRAAQVAKKAHQSGRTVREIALEEGILPPDELERLLDPRPMTEPGVPGKTR
- a CDS encoding EamA family transporter; its protein translation is MSSLAFVLILFSALMHALWNLLVKRSGDKTVFIWWMFCASGGLLNLLLLFIPGPFPSPTPEVLLLGAAGAACFVFYHLFNGRAYRRGDLSLTYPLAQTSMFYVPLWGVWLLGERLSALGMAGIALIIVGAYTVQLRRLSAGEILRPFRSLADPSVQAALAAGFIYSVGAVIDKTGVGLYPPFYFTYLLVMFMLFFMTLNLLRPSYRGRLMAELRLSRTLVILSGPVLMGSFLAFRYGLKLAPMSYAVPVRQVSLLIGVLIGVFFLRESCGRIRFAATALILAGVFLIRLG
- a CDS encoding HD domain-containing protein → MRNLANFFFEVGMLKRTPRTGFQFLGSGTQSVAEHSFRTAMIGYALAHLDPEADAGRVLQLCLFHDVPEARTGDLNYVAKKYLKVDEARAVEDLAETLPFGDDYRGLIAEFTGRSSREAQIAHDADQLEMILALKEYKDLGNRYADEWYPFSVRRLKTDAARRLAETIWTTDSTRWWFDDDEDWWVEGRKPPEGA
- the serS gene encoding serine--tRNA ligase encodes the protein MLDIKNLRDNLDQVEARLATRGGSIDLSAFRQLDRRRRDLLGESETLKAEKNRVSALVGQTKDKSQVQGEISRMKDVSAKIKTLDDELKGVEEGLQTLLLTIPNLPHPQSPVGASEEENREVRRWGTPREFDFAPKPHWDLGEDLGILDFERAGKITGARFALLLGQGARLERALINFMLDLHTLEHKYVEVLPPFMVNRESMTGTGQLPKFEDDLFHVEGPDYFLIPTAEVPVTNIHRDEILSGGDLPLCYTAHTPCFRKEAGSHGRDTRGLIRQHQFNKVELVKFTRPEDSDAELEKLLANAEEVLRRLELPYRVIDLCTGDLGFSAARTYDIEVWLPAQGVYREISSCSTFGDFQSRRAAIRFRREEGAKPELVHTLNGSGLAVGRTLVAILENGQQKDGSVTIPAALRPYMGGLERLKI
- a CDS encoding DUF2155 domain-containing protein: MPRLSWSILLILTLLLAAAGCSRQEEAKTEHPKATEKLRARVVVPDNVKGKWRAVKIAVRDKESNTEDIYTVNIGYEFVVAGSQLRLKVENFLPAFIMDGTKMTSASNETRNPAVQIIVTEGGAEIFEGWLFSLYPGTHAFEHQRYNFSLVDFIPAGKKG
- the tadA gene encoding tRNA adenosine(34) deaminase TadA — protein: MNLDDQQDRGFMHEALVEAAAAEKLGEIPIGAVVVQGGEIIGRGYNLRETSNDPTTHAEMVAIRAAARHLGSWRLLDCTLYVTLEPCVMCMGAIILARIPRLVYACRDPKAGAVGSLYDFSRDERFNHRVEAVEGVLGDECSTMLSRFFRELRARKKSVS